One window of the Cryptomeria japonica chromosome 7, Sugi_1.0, whole genome shotgun sequence genome contains the following:
- the LOC131028419 gene encoding ammonium transporter 2 member 5-like encodes MAADLPVAYQIDSADPEWMNPGHNAWQLTASTLVGLQCVGMIIFYGSFVKKKWAVNSAFMALYGFAAVLVCWVTWAYKMSFGIKLLPFWGRAGITLDVDDLLQQGPFSTPFPVATMVYFQFVFAAITPILIAGSLLGRMNFHAWMLFVPLWITFSYTIGCFSVWGGGFLFKAGIIDFAGGYVIHLSSGVAGFTAAYWVGPRLPRDREIFPPNNIVLSLVGAGLLWLGWSGFNGGSPYHANIVASLAILNTHVCAATSLLVWLSLDMLFFGKPSINGAIQGMITGLVCITPGAGLVQGWAAIIMGIISGSVPWYTMMILQKRSKLLQKVDDTMGIFHTHAVAGTLGGILSGLFAHPRLNNLFFGEGTEVIGFIYSVRKGRVHRGLKQMGIQIGGAVFIMVLNVVVTSIICLVIRVVVPLRMSEEALTVGDNAAHGEQAYALIGDGEKYESVSFSKQEKSFISHTNNHHNGHARTNNQHNGHAHTNNHHIANVHTNNHHIANVHTNNHHIAHAHTNNHHIAPAHTINHYNAHALTNNHHDMEMMRF; translated from the exons ATGGCAGCTGATCTGCCTGTTGCCTATCAAATTGATAGTGCTGATCCAGAATGGATGAATCCTGGTCACAATGCCTGGCAATTGACTGCTTCAACACTTGTGGGATTACAATGTGTGGGCATGATAATATTCTATGGTAGTTTTGTGAAGAAGAAATGGGCTGTAAACTCAGCCTTCATGGCACTGTATGGATTTGCAGCAGTGCTTGTTTGTTGGGTAACATGGGCATATAAAATGTCCTTTGGGATAAAGCTCTTGCCCTTCTGGGGTAGGGCTGGTATAACATTGGATGTAGATGATCTTCTACAACAAGGGCCATTTTCAACACCATTTCCAGTGGCAACTATGGTGTATTTCCAGTTTGTGTTTGCAGCTATTACTCCCATTTTGATTGCTGGATCTCTGCTGGGCAGAATGAATTTTCACGCATGGATGTTGTTTGTGCCTCTGTGGATTACTTTCTCTTATACTATTGGATGCTTCAGTGTTTGGGGAGGAGGATTTTTGTTTAAGGCTGGAATAATAGATTTTGCAGGTGGGTATGTCATTCACCTGTCCTCCGGAGTGGCGGGCTTCACTGCTGCTTATTGG GTTGGTCCTAGACTACCAAGGGATAGAGAAATCTTTCCACCAAACAACATTGTCTTATCATTGGTAGGAGCAGGTTTGTTATGGTTGGGTTGGAGTGGATTCAATGGAGGATCTCCCTACCATGCAAACATTGTTGCCTCACTTGCTATACTTAACACCCATGTATGTGCAGCTACAAGTCTACTTGTATGGTTAAGTCTTGACATGCTATTTTTTGGAAAGCCTTCCATAAATGGTGCAATTCAAGGAATGATCACAGGACTTGTATGCATCACCCCAGGAGCAG GCTTGGTACAAGGATGGGCAGCAATAATAATGGGAATAATCTCGGGCAGCGTGCCATGGTACACAATGATGATTCTTCAAAAACGCTCGAAACTACTTCAGAAAGTAGATGACACCATGGGGATTTTTCACACACACGCTGTGGCAGGCACTCTTGGAGGCATTTTATCTGGCCTTTTTGCTCATCCTCGCTTAAACAATCTGTTTTTTGGGGAAGGAACTGAAGTAATAGGATTCATTTACAGTGTGAGAAAGGGACGAGTACATCGTGGACTCAAACAAATGGGAATCCAAATAGGAGGAGCAGTGTTTATTATGGTCTTGAATGTGGTGGTAACATCCATTATATGCCTTGTTATACGAGTTGTTGTGCCTCTTAGAATGTCAGAGGAGGCCCTAACAGTTGGGGACAATGCAGCCCATGGAGAACAGGCCTACGCATTGATAGGAGATGGAGAAAAGTATGAATCAGTTAGTTTCTCTAAGCAAGAAAAATCATTCATCAGCCACACCAACAATCATCACAATGGTCATGCACGCACCAATAACCAGCACAATGGTCACGCCCACACCAATAATCATCACATTGCTAATGTCCACACCAATAACCATCACATTGCTAATGTCCACACCAATAACCATCACATTGCTCATGCCCATACCAATAACCACCACATTGCTCCTGCCCACACTATCAACCATTACAATGCCCATGCACTTACTAACAATCACCATGATATGGAGATGATGCGATTTTAG